The sequence TCAATGGACGCGTCTTCGATGGCCTGCGCCAAATATTTTTTCGTGATATGGGCATCAAGATGGTCATCTTCCACAAGTAAGATATGAAATTTTTTTGAATTCATGTCCGCTACCCTCCCTAGAATGTTCCTCCTATTATGAGGCATTTCATCCAAAAAAGACAGAGTGTGAATATTTGTCAAAAATTAATTGCGTTGAAAAAACAATGGGATTTAATGTGATCTAAATCACATATGACGTAGGTTGGAAATACGGCAATGAAATCAGTTGACCAAGCGCCCGGTACGAAGTCAATTCAGAGAGTTTTTGGGGATGGCTTTCGGAAGAGTAAACATGAACGTGGCGCCCTTCGAGTAAGTCGACCGAACGGAAACCCTCCCACCGTATCTAGTGACAATTTTTTTCACTGTTGCTAATCCGATGCCCGTGTTATGGTTTTCGTTAGTGGATGGTGCTCGCGTGACAAATAAATCAAAAATTCTTGCCTGGTCTTTCTTCTTGATTCCAGGCCCATTGTCTTTAACATAGTAGATTATATTTCTTCCTCTTTTTTTCGCTCCGATCTCTATGATGCCATTGGATTTATCAACAAATTTCACCGCATTGCTTATCAGGTTTTGAAAAAGTTGATGAAATTTCACCTTTTCTCCCCATAATTCATGTGAATTAAGTCTGACATCAAAAGATAAATTCTTCTCGGGACGTTTAACCAGATCAATGATGTCTTTCACAATATCCGATACACGGACTGTTTCATTAAAATCTGTTGCTATATCCGCTCTAGCCAACTCCAATAGCTGGGAAATCAAATGTTCCAATTTATCGATTCGGTTAATAACGATCGAAAGAGTTTCTCGTTTATCCTTAGGCAACGGCTTTTGAATGTCATTAATTACCGATTGAAGAGCGGCTTGAATTGAATGGAGAGGAGATTTGAGGTCGTGGGCGACATGGTATGAGAAATCAGCCAACTCCTGGTTCGAATGATTCAGTTTTTCAAGGAGGATGGCCTGACGTTCGTTGGCTTCCTTTAAATCTGTGATATCAAACCGTACTGAAAAATATTCGACGGGTTTGCCTTCAGAACCGATGATTGGAAGAATCAAGCTGTAAACCCAATAGGGCTTTTCATCCTTATTCTTATTCTGAATTTCGCCCTTCCATGGATTCCCTTTCTTGATGGTATCCCACATAGTTCTGAAAAACTCTTTCGAATGATGACTGGAACGTATAATCGAATGGGGTTTACCCAGGAGTTCTGGGATACTATACCCGGATACTTTTGCGAATTGTTTGTTTGCGTAAGTAATGACTCCGTGAGAGTCGGTTTTTGAAATAAGCGCAAAATTATCTAGTGCGGCCAACAGTTCTTGAAGTTGTCTAATGGGCGCATTAACACCCATTAATTTTAAACGGGGCGATGTGTCACCGTTCATGTTTTTTTCCTGCACGGTACGATGGGTTTTAGTTTGTTGTTTCATCTTAAGTCCATTGCCGTTTTTATTGTGATCCTTTTCAAAGATATGCATGCTCCTCTACCTCAAAAGATAATCCTTCTCCAGCGAAAACCACATTAGATTAACAACCAATTTAAGGCGGCGCATTCTGTAACACCGGAGTGGACCTGCCCGATTATGTTTTAATCCCTTTAGAATGTTTGCAGGTTAGATTACCTCAACGGACATCGTCTAATGCATCGAAGTGAATAGCTTTTTCTGTCCATTCTTCGATGATTTTCATTGTATCATTAACTCGGACTTTCTCGAGTGCTGCTAGTTCTGTTGCTATGGTCGTGAATTTTTCCATACCGTTAAAAGTGTATGCCGAGGATCGGGATCGAACCGACGACCTGCCGCTTACGAAAACTCTGTGATGAAATTTGAGTTTTCCGTGTTTCGTATTGATATTAATACATACCTTTGATTTTTTGGAATTTTCATTTTTCCCAAGATTGCAAGATTAACCCAAGATTATTTCAAGATCAACGGTGAAAGATTACATCACCCAGTCAATAAGATTGCTTGGAAGAAAGCGTTTGACATATTAAACTTAAGCATCCGATCGATGTTACTCTCCTTCATGGAGGCTGCATGAAATTAACCGCTCATTTGATATTGTTTTCTTGCCTGATTTCTTTTTCCGGACTCGTTTCACCTCCGCTTCAATCAGCAGAACCAGCGCGTGCCGCTGAACCCGATTTGCCCTCCGTTGTTTTGGCTCCTCCACGCCAATTCACCACCGTCACAGATCCAAAAAATTTCAAAATTGTTTCCGACGCGGGCACAAAAATCCAATCGATGATATTTCAATGTCCCAATCCCCAAGATCCATTCCTAAGTCAAATGCTTCGCGTCCTGAGACCGAATATAATGGTCATCATTATGGTCACTGATTCCCAAACCGCAACATCGCTATGGCGTTACTTGAATCAAGAAAAACTGACGGATCTAAGGGAACGGGTTCGATTTGTGATCGCTGATCCTCCCCGCGTGTTAACGCGCTGGGGTCGCGATCCTTACTTGGTTCTCTACAATGAAAAATCCGATATGTATGCTCTGGTGGAAGGAATTCAACCCCAATCGCCGCGATACAACGGTCATATCGATCGTGCTGCGGTCGTTACTCTCCTGAATTCGGATATTGGCATGAAAAATCTTTCCAAAGGGAATTTCCAGCTGTTGTCTACCATGAATGTCGAGGGGGGGGCCATCACTTCAGACGACACATTTGTCTATATGGGAGGAGCCACGATAAATGGATCAATGGGTTGGAATGCTGGCACACCCACATTTTCGCAATCGGCAGTCGCGAACAGTTTCACTGAAATCATGGGGAAAAAAATTGCCGTAATGCCCAATCGGCGCAATCACAACGACCGTTACCACATGCCGGTGGGAAAAACCCGTTACGGCGAGAGAACCAGTCTTTTATCGGACCCGGTTAAAGCTTTACAGATCATCGCTTCATTAAGTCCCGGTGAGAAAAAAATCGCCATGGATCAAATCCTTGCCACAAGATCGCGGTGGTTGGATCAAAACGTCGTCATAAGTTCTGATGGAAAAAGAACCGTGACCGGGTCGAAACCGAAAATTACGCTGGCTCAATTAAAGGAATTCTTTGATGTGACGGACCAAAAAATCGAAAGGCTAAGCCGGTCCATGGAGGTCAAGTTATTGGATGAAAGCGAAATTTTCTTAGAAAACCAGGGCATCCACGTTGTCCGGGTGCCGAACCTTCAAGCGGAGTACGTCATCGATCGAGAGAAGGGGCAGAGTTACGAAGACGCGCCAAAATTGGTGTTTCCTTTAAGTTTGCCCTACGTCAACATTATCCAAGACAGCACCAGAACCGATGATATCGTGTTTATTCCTCGATTTAACATTCCCAAGCTTGATGATCATGTAAAAGCAATTTTCTCCGATTTGGATAAGTACACCGAAATTCACCAAATTTTGAGCGTTGATGAGGCCATTGATCGCGCGGGCCCTCGCTGCCGAGTGCAAACTATTGGTAAACCCGTTAAACCATTAACGATCGCCAAGCTTGGGAAAAATATGTTTAAAAAAATGAGAAAATCGGCCAAAACCGTCAAATCACGGCCTGTGTGATCAGCCTACCGTAGATGGGGGTTCCCTATAGACGAAGAATATAGCCGAGGATCGGGATCGAACCGACGACCTGCCGCTTACGAAGCGGCTGCTCTACCAGCTGAGCTACCTCGGCATGTGAAAAAGTTGAAACTGCCTTTTCTGACTATCCCAACGTTTCCCTTAACGCTTGCTCACTTCAAAATCTGTTAATTAGCAATTCGCTGCAAAATCATGCGAAATTTTACGTTTTTTGCCGTCCGATAACCCTTGGGATTTAACCCTTTTAAAACCGCAACGTATTACGAAGCGGCTGTTCCACCAGCAGAGCTACCTCGGCGTTAAATTGGTTAAGAAATTTTCTCACGGATAAATTTTCTGGCCTCTTCCATAACCTTGATCGCTCGTTGAGCCTCTTTCCTATTGGCTTCTTCACCCGGATCGAGGAACTGGACGGCGTATTCGTTCAAGGGTTTCATCAAATCTTTAATCAACTCAAATGAGCCATCAGTTTGAGACGCCAGATTCCGCAATGCTACCAAGTCATGCGACTTTGGAAATTATACAGCGTTCAACGTCAAGAAGGCCTTTAAATATTCTTCGATGCATTGCCGACAGTGGAAACAGATGACGTCATAAACAACCAGCGAGCGTTAGCGTATCAGAGCTTTTGCGGATGAGTAATCCTGTTCCGCTTTTGCAACCCACTCCTTGACGACTTTACCGTTCGTAAAGGATGCGGCCATGTTCAAAAATATCCTTTAAGAAAAAGTCCCCTTGTTCGATCCGAGATTGAATGTCTGATTCTACCTCGGCGGATTCAATTTGCTTTGCATGGTTACCAGGAGCGGAGATGGTGTTTCCACTCAGTGAGCAAAGCAAGTCAAATGTGCCAAGGGCCAGAATCGAACTGGCGACACCACGCTTTTCAGGCGTGTGCTCTACCGACTGAGCTACCTTGGCGAAATATGTTTTTGAGGAAAACTGAGACCGACAGACTGACGGAAAAGAGGGGGGATCTTACAGAAAAGAATCCTGTCTCACAAATAAATTTACTTTTCTGTTGAATCTCATCCGGTTGCCATGTACCTTTTTTCCATGTTGGTCAGAACCTCACTATTTATAAAGGGTTTTTGTTTGGCTCTCATGCTGATGGCTCTCTCATCTTTCAGCTTTGCTGCTGATATAGGTAGTTTATCCCGTGAACCTTTTGTCATTCTATCCCCTGCCATCAATGTGGGGTATAACCGACTGTTGGATGGCTATGATGGCTACAAGGACCTCGGAAATGTTGGGTTCGATTTGTATTTCCATAACCCTCCCGAAAAATATTCGGACAATTCTATCTCTTATGATTGGAAGGACCGCTTTGCATTTCGACTGTCCCTTGATTATTTTCCTTTGCAGGTTCCTGAGGGGCTGTATAACACAACCGAAGATATTTATGCCCTCAGCGGAGCGGTCGTTTATAAATTTATTGATCGAGATAACCCTTTGCAAAAGTGGATCCCCTTTTTATCGTTGGGCGCTGGTGTATACCAGGACCGGGTGACCATTGATACTCCTGCGACCGGAGAAATAACCGGAAAAGAAGATCGCTTTGGACTTAATGCCTCTTTGGGGGCCATCGCCCCTGAAATTAAATTGATCATACCGGTAAAACTGATTCCTGAGATCCGTTATCACAGAATTAAGGGTGTGAATGATTACGCCTCCAATCTCACCTTCCAATTGGGCGTTAGTTATTGGCCTCGAAGCAGGAAAACCAAATGAGACGATTGATATTCGTGACGGTTTCGTTTTGTTTCATCCTTTTCATCGGATGTGATCGAAAAAATAATCCACTTTTAAATTATCCTGGTTCCGGTGTTTCTTCTGTTTCGTTGTTTATTCCGCAAATAGATACACAGCAAGCGAGCAAAGATTTAAATCGAATTTTCGTATATGTCGCCGACAATGGGGGGAGCCCGGTTACGAGTTTTCAGTTGGGAAATTTTTCGATTTTAGAGGGGGGAACTCCCGGGATTCCCTTTGAAGTGGGGAATGTGACTGATCCGCTTTATATTGTTTTGGCCATTGACCGAAGCGGCAGCATGGCAGGTTCCAATACCACCGCGGCCAATGCGGCTGCGATCGATTTGATCAATGCCACCGCCTCCTCTGATTATATGGCGCTTATTGAGTTCGCCTCTGAACCAAGCGTGACAGTCGACTTCACCACGAGCAAAGCCACCTTGATCAGCGCGGTCAATGCGGGGGTGGCTTCTGGAGCGACATCGCTTTACGATGCAACCACCAAAGCCGCGGATCTTTTGGCTGGAAAAAATGGCCGGGGCCTGTTGATTGTTTTAACTGACGGGGAGGACACCGCCAGCAGCGCTTCCCTTTCAGGAGCCGTTGAGGCTGTCAATAAAAAGGGATTGAGTGCCTACATGGTGGGTTTGGGAAGTGGGATCAGTTCGACCACGTTGGACGCCATCGCCACTCAGACCGGCGGAATTTCAGCCACCTCGGCCGATGGAAGTGGTTTGAGTTCTATATTTTTATCCATTTTGAACCGGTTCAATAATTTGGTCTATATCAAATACCGGCGACATGCTGACGGAAGGATCGCCGTCTACCTCAATTACGGAAGTCTCACCGCCAACGCCAGCAAGGCGTTGGATTAGTCCCTCCTCATTCCCAAAAGTTCTCTCACCGGTTAATCCAAAAAAAATGCGGAACACACGCATCTAGATCATTTCATTTACGTGGCTGAAGCGGGAACTCTCAAGATATCCAAGCCTGACGGTACGAGTTCAGATCCGACGGTCAAGGTGGGAGATGTCTTGTGGATCCCACCCGAATCGCACGCTGGAAATATAGGCGGCACAACTGTCCGATCGTCATCATGTTCGGTTCATCCTAAATAATAAAGTCGCCGCCCTTCTCTATAGCGGAGAAGGGCGGCGGTTTCAGAGAGATATCTTACTGGCGGCTTTAATTCGAACCCTGATTCTTTAGTGAGGAGAAACGGTAGCCAATTGAGATCCGATGCGTGTCTCCCAAATCCCCGAATGGCATAAAGGCGTAATCGATGCCGATGTTCATCAGGTGGAAGCCTGCGCCCGCTGCGAAACCGCTTCCGGCGCCCTCGTCGCGGCCGATTTGGTATCCCGTACGGAGCGAAAACATCTCCAGGGGCATCCATTCCAAACCAGGTTGAACCGAGGCAATACCATCGTGGAGCAGCAGATCGCTGTCGATGATCGCGTTCAGCCGGCCCATTCTTTCAAAGTTCATGCGGTACGCGAGGCCCGGTTTGAAATTGAGGGGAAGCGGGTCGCCTTCATCGGCAAATTTGAGTTCTCCTCCCAAGTTCAAGAGTGACATTGACAAAGACAACCCGCCTTCTTCGCGAAGGTCCCACACGAGGCCAAGATCGGTCGCGCCGGTTGCGGCGGATTCGGTCTCTAGATTCGAACTGATGAACTTTAATGCGGCGCCATAATGAAGCCGTCCCGCCCCCATGGACCGTTTGTTGCCCCAGCCGAGCGACACCGCCATGTCCCGTGTATCGAACTCGCCCAGATCTGGTCGGTCGGCGTCACCAGCTGTCGCAGAACGTTTTTCGATGTCCTGCACCCCGAACAAGGTGACACCCAGGCCGAACGATCCATGGTCTCTACTGGGATGCGCATACCCAATGAACTGTTGCGCGGTGTCCTTGAAGTAAGCATTGTAGGACACCTGTACTTCCGGCCGCTCGACGCGAGCCAGGCCGGCCGGGTTGTAATAGATCGCTGTGGCGTCATCCACGATGGGAGCCAGAGCTCCCGCCATCCCAGGCCCGCGCGCGCCCGCGCCAATTCGTAAGAACTGGCCGCCGCTGGTTCCCTTTCCAGCGGCTATTAAACCGCTTGAACAAATCATCACCACCATCAATGCCGCCGTCATACGAAAGAACCGTTTCATGACTCCCTCCTCACATTTTTCAATTGATTTATTCATGGTCTTCATGGTGATTGTCTCGTTAACGTTTCTCATGGCACGCACCTCACTTCACCAAGACCATTTTGATTGGCTCTTTCTTGGGCGCCCCGGGGGCGTCGACCGCGGCAAAATAAACGCCACTGGCGACATCGTCGCCGGAGGTGTTTTTGCCGTCCCAATGAATGTAGTTGTAGTAGCCGGCTCGCGCGGTTTCCTTAAATTCGCGAACCATATCGCCAGCGACATTGTAGATGCGAATGGTGATGTTCTTGTCGCCGCTGCCAGTCGGCGAAACCACGATATAGGTTCCGCGGATTGATGTGCCCACACCGGAGGTGCCGGAGCGCAAGGTCACTGTTTTATCCTTTAAGTTAAACGGATTCGGGAAGTTGTATTGATGATAAGAGGTCGCCGCCACCGTTCCGGTGGATTGCGCCAGCCCAATCACAAACGAGGCAGAGCCGGAGGCCGCCGCGCGCGGATTTGTTCGAAATCCATCTCGCGTTCGCAGCGCGTTCATGCCTCCTTTCACGCTGGCGGACCGCATACCGCCCACACTGTTATTGCTGATCGATACCTGGGAGAACACCGTATTGTTGAGCGTGACGTCCACCGCCACGGTCCCATTCAACGGGTCCAGTGTTAGTGTGCTGTCCACTTTTTCCAACTCTCCTGTGGAGGAATTATATTGATAGAGAGCCAGGTCCTTCGCATCGATGCCCTCGTCGAGCGTTGAGGTGTCGATCGGCATCACCAGCGGAACATCGCGCCCGGTGAAGTTCACGTCGTTGATATCAACCTTAACGATATCCCCGACGGTTGTAGTGTCCGTCGTGGTGATGTCCAAGTTGGCGGGATCTTGCAGTTCGAAATCAGCTGAAGGAATTTCCGAAGAGGAACCGGCAATCAGCGCCCCCGGTTCCAACTCAAACCCGGCGCCATTAAAACCGACGTAGTTGGCTTGAACGCCATCGTCGCCCACCGTTTCATCGCCAAGCATGGCCTGGTCCATCGCTTTCTTGGCAGCTTCTTTACCGCTGGCGAAGTCGATCGTCCTTGTCACCGGTTCGCTGCCGTCCGCCGGATTCGCGACGATTTTTAATGTGTAAGGCACGCCCGCCGTCAATACGCTTTTCGCAAGTTCGGCCACCAAACTGCCATCCGGAAGGTCGGTGAAACTGTTCGATATATCCGTTGTGTTACTGGAGTCCGCCGTCGGATAATACGTAACGGTCCCATCCGAGAAGTTATTCGGATTAAGGATTTTGATTTTAAATGTGGTGTCGAGAAAGTCGATCGCCACATCAATGGTGAGCGGTTTTTGTTTGAAAACAAAATCGACGCCGGTCATCGCGGCGCCATTTGAGGTTTTTGTTGTCGACTCCACCTGGCGTCCGGGTGCCTTGGCGCTAATTTTGTAGGTGTGGCCGTTGACGAGACCTTCCAAGAGATATGTTCCGTCTGACTGTGTGGTCGCCTCAATCAACGCCAGCGGCTTCGATGTGTCCTGCGCGTTAACGGTGTCGTCATAGGCGGTCACTTTGGCTCCTTCAACTGGTTTTTTCACGAGCCCCATTTCGGTCGCCGACAACTCCAAGATTGTGCCTGCGATGGAACCGGGACCAGCGTTCAACGCGAAATTGACGGTGTCGGTTTCCGCATCGCCAATGACGGTTTTTTGAGCATCGGGCGAATAGGAGGGAGCTGTTGCGGTTATTTTATAGCGACCGATAGG is a genomic window of Elusimicrobiota bacterium containing:
- the sasA_1 gene encoding Adaptive-response sensory-kinase SasA is translated as MHIFEKDHNKNGNGLKMKQQTKTHRTVQEKNMNGDTSPRLKLMGVNAPIRQLQELLAALDNFALISKTDSHGVITYANKQFAKVSGYSIPELLGKPHSIIRSSHHSKEFFRTMWDTIKKGNPWKGEIQNKNKDEKPYWVYSLILPIIGSEGKPVEYFSVRFDITDLKEANERQAILLEKLNHSNQELADFSYHVAHDLKSPLHSIQAALQSVINDIQKPLPKDKRETLSIVINRIDKLEHLISQLLELARADIATDFNETVRVSDIVKDIIDLVKRPEKNLSFDVRLNSHELWGEKVKFHQLFQNLISNAVKFVDKSNGIIEIGAKKRGRNIIYYVKDNGPGIKKKDQARIFDLFVTRAPSTNENHNTGIGLATVKKIVTRYGGRVSVRSTYSKGATFMFTLPKAIPKNSLN